One Bemisia tabaci chromosome 4, PGI_BMITA_v3 genomic window, TTTTAACTCAAATTAAGTACCCACGTGTATCGCAATACAACGTCGTTATCTTCCGGCCAAATTATGacaagcgccgtgcgacgtctcaaattttccgccgccattttatttttttacagagaaattgtcggttgaatctgttcgaaaatttcactgtattttatcggcagcacaaagaaaattcagtgaaattttcggacagcttcgtcgaaaaatttctctatgaaaaaataaaatggcggcggaaattttaaacgtcgcatggcgctaactctgatactttggccggaaggtaccCACGCGGACAACATCGCCAGGAATTTCACCAGGCTATATCCTGGAAATGCTGCGCGTGTGGAAAAGCGCCTGGTATCTGAGAAGAGACTACAATGACCAAAGTGCGAGACCACATATctacattgcggtgtttcaaaatttccgctcctattttattttttccgaagaagacaagccaacttcatagcttgaaatttttacagaatattctgctaatagagatgaaaaatcagggaagttttccATGAATTACGCTGACCATTTTTCcctagaaaaaatgaagtatgacagggtgtctgcaacgtcgcaaacagagatacgtggttaaaCACTTCGGCCATCACTATGAGGTcgttaccttccggccaaagtatcacaagcgccatgcgacgtttaaaaatttccgccgtcactttattttttcacagggaaattgttcgacgaagctgtccgaaaatttcactaaattttcttcgtgctgccgataaaattcagtgaaatttacaAACAGACTCtcccaacaatttctctgtgaaaaaataaaatggcggtggaaattttgaaacgtcacatggcgcttgtgactcTTGTCGGTTTTGTCGAACTGGGCTCAAAAACACTGAAATATGTTTGGCGCCGAgtgcgcgcgccgccgcgccggccggctgCGGACCGTATGCATAGAATcatctttcgacttatttttataatagaggaaaaattttcGCTCCTTCAGTGGGCGGCGGTGTGCGCGGCGCAGCATGGTAGGCGCCCGTGTCTTTCAAACACTCTTCAAAACCCACCGAAATGTGTCATCTGTGCTACATTATCCATCGTTAGCCCCGTTTTGCGATTGTTAGCCTTCTCGTCCATACAGTCTCCAGAGTGAGTAATTTTCACAATTTGCTGCTAATAAACTGAGCAAATAACGAGCTTCGCTTCAATTTTCTAGTTGACCTGCTTTCTCTCGGATTCTAGGAATATAACCTTCGTCAGCTATTCTATTTCGTACACAGCGATGAAGACAAATTTTTCCGGTAAGTTTTCGTGGTATCAAGTTATAAAGCTTTAAAATTCTCCTCTTTCCCGAAAATCAAAAATGAgggtcttggaggacaagacgcgtactacgtgcagtttttgctattccgaaTGTTACGTGTATAAAGTTTCGAAATGATATGactcctcatggcggaaagaaagttcaaactcacttttggatgcataaaaattggaattttggagggaatttttcaccgaaaatgCACTGAGACTAGTTTCAATCGAAATCAttcatatctcatttttttcaaaaactgcacttatgcgccttctccaagccccttaaatatACTTACCCCCCAAATGCTCTCGTCGGCGCGCCATTCATCgggaaaaaatctttaaaataacTTGTCCATTTTTTcggaaagtaatttttttcaataccatAAGTCAAGAACACGCGTGGGATTGGCTCCTCCTATGTGCAGAAACTATGAATTTTTGGTGACGGAAGATCAGTGTGCCAGACCATTTttcagtgccccccccccccccccctccatggtAAAAACCATTATTTTATTGATTTCGAACTTTTCTGGGGAAGCATAACTATCTTTTGGGACCTTTCCCGAGAGTCTTCCTCGTTTCCACCGGTTTTCTAACTCagatgttttgatttttcaaatcgcACGGGTGCATTCAGTCCCAAGACCATTTGGTTTCtttgctttcttcaaaaatatccaTCCTGATCCATCGAGTAGCACGAAATTTAACTTCAAGTCACATTCAATGAATGTCATGCCCCTAAACACCGAAATATTCGCGTGCATGATCATTGTCAGCGGCAGCGTGATGCCTACTCGTtgttttgaaggcgattttagCACACGCGGCGATTGAATTTCCCCGTCCAGTTTTTTCGCGGATTTTTGTTTTCAACCGCGAAATAGCGTAGGAAGATACTTGTATTTGTTGTGAAGATTTGTACCTCAGTCATTCGCGGTCTGACACTCCTGGCATTAGGCCCAGATTGCACACAGTGGCAAATTTTGAGGAACTATTTGATGGAgggaaagaggaaaatattgacaaaaagTGGAAGTGACAAACTTCCACTTTTGACAAGTGACTTGTATTTAGCACGATATCAAAACGCGTTTTGCTAAACCTAAGAAGGTATTCATGAGAAGACAGGCCGCGGCACGCGGGCTATAGTCCACGTATCCATGGTTACCGCTCTCGAGTACTCGAACTTCACGATCCGTAACTTTAGAAATAACCTAGCATTCCCTCAAAAGTACTATTCAACTCCATCCAAAGGCCAATAGTGACTGGAGGTAATTATGGTTGTGTGAATTTAAATCTTAGACATCCTCCGACACCAGCGATTGATTTTATGACCGTCGATGGCTCAGCCAAATTTCACGCCAATCGCCGTGCGGGGCAATTTCTTGTACGATCCGTACTTCGCTTCGGCGCGCTCAACTATTCAACAGCTCGTTCAGGAGATGCAAAAAGGAGCAGGGACTTCCAACGGCCCGGGGAGACCTGTAGAGATTTTTTGGCCCCCGGACAATATGACCAATCTTATGGCCATCATCAGTCAATGGCAGCAGGCACAAGCCTCCATTGGCCAACCTCAATGTTTCGCCATGCCTGCAGCTGCAGCCCCCGCGAACCCACCCACCGCTCTCAACACTATCTTCTTCTTCGATCCGATCAATTTCCAGGTAAGGGATCGCAACACTAATCgcaacaccactagcaaaatttcacagaaatttgcgcgaaagttaagtttcgtaaacatatctctgtgtggacaaggtcctccatttagaagaaatgaaccaaaaaattatgaaagaacaaacatgaatgtggtttaataattttaacttcggCCGCTGCGCagggctgatcgcactgtgtttggcgcaatgcgtgaagtattcctgcagtcttgtaggcgttatgcgtttcacgccaaccgctcctgaccgcactgtgtttgacgcaacgggtgaagtattcatgcagtcttgtaggcgctaatatgtgtcacatgtcgaccgccgcgccgtgccgagggcttgtccttttcatctcaggtCCGAGGAGAtgacatcattcctctctgcgctgagctccaggccaaattgcgtgtttagtttctctcttaactcgactaattaaagatgctgtctcttgtatcaccgaaaaacgacaaaattagaaattactatactctcaggaaagaaagattttgtccccttttttcattgataatttttttttctgaatccgattttttttatacctacatttaaaaaaattgcaaaatttgccgccatgggccgcggcccatgtggccgccCCCGTAATCCGGCTCTGATggacagatttttttcttcctttttcggtTCAAGTAAAACAGTTcgtatgcaattttttcatgaaattcttaCAATTTTGTAGAGGAGGtcaaattattgattttttaccaTGTTCAATATCATTGTCCTGCATCGGACTCGTGAgtgaaacgggggggggggggggggggggcaaaaaactACCTGATTCTCTTCAGAAAATTTAAGGGCTTTTCAGGAATAAGTGAGTAAAATTTCTGTTTTCTACTGAGTTGTATTTAAATAGATTTTTCGGTcagaacagctcaaaattgctcctaAGACGTCTcattcctcaaaaaattttctgaggagCCCCGAGTCCCTTCAGATGCCAGAACCACCTCATGGGATCTTTTTCTTTGCCCCCCGATAAGGTGCCCCCACAGACGTTTCTTGTTAGTGCTAACTACAAGCCATGATTAGATTCCACCTTCAtttcgtcacctcccggccaaattatcacaagcgccatgcgacgtttcgcAATTTCCGCCAcccattgtatttttttacaaaaaaattgtcggttgaatctgttttaaaatttcactgagttttatcggcagcacaaagaaaatttagtgaaatttttggacagctccgttgaatttctctgtaaagaaataaagaggcggtggaaattttgaaacatcgcatggcgcttgtgatacttcggccgacAGGTGACGATGTGTATAAGTGCGTATCGGATAGAT contains:
- the LOC140224450 gene encoding uncharacterized protein, with amino-acid sequence MAQPNFTPIAVRGNFLYDPYFASARSTIQQLVQEMQKGAGTSNGPGRPVEIFWPPDNMTNLMAIISQWQQAQASIGQPQCFAMPAAAAPANPPTALNTIFFFDPINFQMFVDVRGFHPSEIKLSVSCNVVEVRVCHEDCEVNVSSANYASRTISKIYRLPRQVVTEKSQCSLSNDGTLILAVPWLQQPPTPMQT